ACACGTGggaatgtgcatgtgtgtgtgtggttgtgtctgtgtgttctgtgtgtgATACACATAGATACGGGGACCCTTCTCTTTGTGTGACTGTGTCTGTAGCTGTGTATGATTGTGTCCATGCGattgtgtctgtatctgtgtgtgattgtgtctatgtgtgtgtctctctgtgatTGTGTCTGTATGTGGTGATTGTGTGTTCTGTgtctgtatgtatctgtgtgaTTGTGTTTGTGTTCCTGTGCCTGATtatgtctgtgtatctgtgtgtgattgtatgtctgtatgtttgtgtttgtgtgtctgtttgtgtttgtgtgtctgtgattgtgtctgtgtgactgtgtgtctgtgtgtgattgTGTCTCTGTATGattgtgcctgtgtatgtgtgtgattgtgtCTTTCTGATTGTGTCAGTGTGTGATTGTCAGTGTGTGATTGTAtctgtgtgattgtgtgtgtgtgagtctgttcTGTGTCCGTTTCTGTGTGTGATTGTGTCTATGCATCTGTGTGTGATTGTACCTGTTTCTGTGGGTGATTCTGTtcgtgtgtgtctctgtgtgatTGTGTCCGTGTCTGTGTGCTTGTGGGTATCTGTTCTGTGTCTTTCTGTGTGATTGGTCTGTGATTGTACTTTGTGTGATTGTATGTGATTGTGTAtgcttgtgtctgtgtgtgtgtatgactgtgtatctgtgtatgtgtgtgattgtgtCTGTGTGATTGTGTTTGTCTGTTCTGTGTCCGTGTGTTTCTGTGattgtgtgtgattgtgtgtctgtgtgtgattgTATCTGTATGTGATTGTGTGATTGTGTccgtgtgtgtctgtctgtggttgtgtgtgtgattgtgtctgtctgtgtgattgtgtctgtgtgtgattgtgtgtctgtgtgtgattgtgattgtgtctgtgtgtgattgtgtttgtgtgtctgtgttctgtgtatgtttctgtgattgtgtctgtgtgtgtgtgtctgtgggtgattgtgtctgtgtgtgtgtgtgtgattgtgtatgtgattgtgcttgtgtgtgtgtctgtgtgattgtgtgtgattgtgtctgtgtctgtgattgtgtctgtgtgtgtctctgtgtgtctgcctGGCTGTGATGCAGACGTGTTCTTCACTCAAGGTTGACACTGAAGTGTGTGTTTGCATCGGGGCAAGGAGCATTGTGGGCAGCGAGGGGACCAGCTTTGGGGCCTGCAGAGCTATGTTAGCAGCCTGTGACCTCCAGGCCTCAAGCCCTTCCCAGCTCCTCCCCTGCTGCAGGAGAGGCTGCAGCGTGGCCCAGGGGTGTGCCTCGGTCTCCAGTGGACCAGGCCGACTCCCCAGAGAAGGTCCAGTGGGGCCCTGAGGTGTTCTGGGGCAGGGCAGGCTGGGGTTGGCTCCCAGCTCGCAGCTCGTTCAGGAGGCCGGCTCTGCCCCAAGGCCTAGACCCCCGAGGCTCTGCGTCTCTGCTCCCCAGCCCTTGCCCTTTCTGCAACACCCCCTTCTTCTCGGCAGCCACATCCCTCAgcccggcctggcctggccaTCCTGACCAGCCTCTTCCCAGGGAGCAGATGACTGGCCCGGCCCCTCCGAGGATCACCACCAGTGCCATGGCTGACCCTGCGGTGTGTCACCCACCCGTGCATTCCTGTCTCCCGGGGCCCCCAGCCAGCCTCCATCCCCATCCTCTTAGGGGCCCAGGGAAGCCCCCAGCACAGCCAGGCCTTTCCTGAAGGGTGGATGCCAGGCTGCCTGCATCACTCCGCGGCTTGCTCAAGAACACCTTGAGTTCTGAGGAGACGGGAGTGTCAGGGCGATGGCAGCTGTCCCCCCACCACAGAAACACGGGGACCCTTCTCTGTCATCCCAGAGGGCTGCAGTGGCCCAAGCCCCTCTGCCCGACCTCTGAGCTCAGGGGTGTTCCGTGCCTGCTTGGAATGCGGAGATCGCAGCAGCCACCCATGGGCAGGGCCCCGCTGCCCCTGTCCTCCTCCTCAAGGCCTCCGCCAGCCCAGACCAACAGAAGGGTCCTGCTCCCCCTTACCCTCCCTTTCCTGGGCGCCAGGCCCATAGAAAGCCAGCCCAGCCTTTCCCTGAGTGGTGCTGCAGATTCTCAACCACTGAGATGTTCGGTGGGAGTGGGAAATGCCACGTGGCGCTGCCCGTCCTGGAGAGCTGGAGTGTGCACAGTACACTGAAGCCTCTGACGAGCCCTGTGGCACAGGATTGGCTGCCAGGCTTTGTCTATGTAGCTGTGCCCAGAGCAAGTTTGCCCAGGGACATGGTGTGCTCCGCGAGCATCAGCTGGGCTTGTATAGGGGACTGGGAGGGACCTCTGGTTTCATTTCTCTGCTAACAATCCCCTCCCACACATCTTACCCCCGCCCCACTCCCATCCTTCCCCTCCGAGGCCTCACTCTTAAGCTGGGGATGAGAGGGTGGGGTGCTGTCCGTGACCCCAATTGTCCCTTCTCTCAGGGCGCCCTGTTAGGGTGTCCTGGGCGGAGCCAACCCCCCATGTCCTCTCGGATCTTCCCTCCACTTAGGGCCTGGGTCCCCTTCAGGCCTGTGTGACCCACCCCCTTCTGCACAGGGGACAGAGACTGCGCTGGCGGGGGACGCCTCAGATAGCCTGGCGGCACTGCAGCTGGATGCGCCGCCCTCAGGCGACATCGACGGGTTGGTGCCCACGCGGGATGAGCGCGGCCGGCCCATCCCCGAGTGGAAGCGGCAGGTGATGGTGCGGAAGCTGCAGGCGCGCCTGGGCGCAGAGAGCTCCGCAGAGGCCCAGGTAGGCCCAGGGAGGTCCAAGTAGGCCCCGGGGAGGGGCGGGACCAGTGGGCGGGGCGGGGCCTTTTCCGGGTAGGTGAAAGTGGAAGTCAGAGCACCCGAAGCCCAGAATTAAATCCAAGGCCCAGGGGCCCCTCTCCTCTGTGGCCTCAGGGGCTGCTTCCGCCAGAGGATGAAGTGAACCAGACCAGAGGACTCTGAGCAGAGCCCGTTCACCTGCTCTGGAGGCATGGGTCCCACGTATCCTTCCACTTGGCGGatttgtggcacacgcctgcctGTGCCAAGCGTTGTTCTAGGCAGTGAAGGGCaagccctgccctcctgggcGCAGCGTCTAGCAGGGAAGACGGTGGCCCATGGGCAGGTGCCAGCAGGTGTGGGGGTGCGATTCCCACTGCTATGGAGAAAGCAAAGTGGTTGGGGGATTATGATAGATGGGTGCTTACGGGGCCCCCTCTGGGGACGTGGCCTTGAGCAGGGGCCAGAGGGAAGAGAGGTGGAGCCCTGTGGGAATCTGGGGCAGGCACCTCctaggcagagggagcagccagTGCAAGGGTCCTGAGGCCCGGCCGGCCTGGGGAGAAGCAAGAGGCGGCGCTCTGGTGTGGGCGCCTGAGGTTGGAGAGGAACCTGGCTGGGATTATTGCACCTCTGTGAGGCCGTGGGGAGCCACTGAGAATCTGAGCAGAGAAGGGCTGTGATGTGCCTTGGATTTTAACAGGCTCCCCCGGCTGCCGTGCAGACAGGAGTTCAGGAATTGTACCCTCAGAGGCCTACGATTTTGTCAGGACAATTGCGTCCTGCATCCCCAGTCTAGCGCTGTGCTGTCCAACACAATCACGCCAGCCACGTGCAGCCATTGAAATTCACTACAATTTAAGGGAAGTAAAAGTCCTGCCCCTCCATCGCACCAGCCGCCTGCCGTTTCTGTAGCCACAGGTGGCTCCTGGCTGCTGAAATACAACCCGTATCCATCATCTCAGGACTGTGGGACAGCCCTGTCTGAGGGCCCAGCCTGTCCTTGCCTATTGGGCTGGGAGCCATAGGGGCTGAAAGCCACAGGGTTGAGAGCAGAGCAAGACTGGGGCAGAGCAGGTCAGGGGCTTCTGCCCTAGCTGGGAAGCCCTTTAAAGTCTTACCTTGGGGCAGGACCAGGGGCTCTGCAGAGATGCTGAGAACTCAGGGATTTGGAGGCTAGGTGGGCTGATGGCAGGTGGGCGGGCTCACCCTGCTCACCCTGCCCTTCCTGTGCCCAGGACAATGGTGGGAGCTCAGGGCCCACAGAGCAGGCGGCCTGGAGGTACTCACAGACCCACCAGGCCATCCTGGGGCCCTTTGGGGAGCTACTGACGGAGGACGACCTGGTCTACCTAGAGAAGCAGATTGCAGACCTGCAGCTTCGGCGCCGCTGTCAGGAGTATGAGAGTGAGCTGGGCCGGTTGGCGGCTGAGCTGCAGGCCCTGCTGCCCGAGCCCCTCGTCAGCATCACGGTCAACAGCCACTTCCTGCCTAGGGCGCCCGgactggaggctgaggaggcctcaacCCCAGCGGCTGAGCCCACAAGCTCTGCGGAGGCCTCGCAGGTGGCCCCCGGGGGGCAGCCTCTGCCCTTCTGGTGCAGCCACATCTCCCGCCTGGTGCGCAGCCTGTCCCTGCTACTGAAGGGTGTGCATGGGCTGGTGCAGGGGGATGAGAAGCCGGCCACCCAGCCCCTGCAGGAGACCTGCAGGGAGGCCTTGGCCAGCCCCCCTCGGAGCGAGGCCCAGCGCCAGATCCAGGAGTGGGGGGTGTCTGTGCGGATGCtgcgcggcaacttcgagtcgGCCTCCGGCCCACCCTGTGGCTTCAACCCTGGCCCCTGCGAGCCAGGGACCCAGCGCAGGCAGTGCCTGGGTGGCTGCTGGCCGGCTCTGCCTAAGCCCTGCAGTGGCCTGGCTTCCGGGGAGCCCAGGCCTGGCGACACAGAGGAGGCCAGCGACTCCGGCATCAGCTGTGAGGAGGTGCCATCGGAGGTGGGCGCCGCAGCCGGCCCGGACCTGGCCAGTCTGCGCAAGGAGCGCATCATCATGCTCTTCCTCAGCCACTGGAGGAGGTCGGCCTACACGCCAGCCCTCAAGACAGCAGCCTGCAGGACCCTAGAAGCCCGCCACGCGGGGTTGCGGGGCCAGGAGGCCACCAGGAGCCCTGGACCACCCTCCTTGCCCGGCGAGGGCCCCCGGCTGGGCCACCTGTGGCAGCAGCGCAGCACCATCACCCACCTGCTGGGCAACTGGAAAGCCATCATGGCTCACGTGCCCACCCGGCAGCTGCGGCGGCTAAGCCGGCGGCCCCGTGGGGCCCTGTCCCCTGAGCAGTTCCTGCCCCACGTGGATGGGGCTCCCGTGCCCTACAGCAGCCTCTCGCTGGATCTCTTCATGCTGGGTTACTTCCAGCTCCTGGAGTGCGACCTGCCGGCCGAGGAGCGGAAGGTGCGCCACCTGCTCTGCTTCGAGGTCTTCGAGCACCTGGGCACCCACGGCTGGGAGGCGGTGCGCGCCTTCCACAAGGCTGTGACCGACGAGGTGGCCGCCGGCCGCCGGGCCTGGACCGACGGCTTCGAGGACATCAAAGCCCGCTTCTTCGGCTCCAGCCAGGGTCCCGCCTGGGATACGGAGCCTGGCCGCAAGTCAGGCCTGACCCCGCTCGGGCCCCTGCCACATGCCGCCGTCCCCTGCAGCGGCCCTGAGCCCACAGCACAGCGGCTGGGGTCCCGCTCCCAGCGGGGCAGCTTCAACAGCGAGGACATCTGTGGCTACATCAACCGGAGCTTTGCCTTctggaaggagaaggaagctgAGATGTTCAACTTTGGAGAATGACCCAGCTGGCAGCCTGCTTTCCAGAATGTGGTTTGGGGGTAACTTGGGGTTTCCCTTTTCCTTGCTCACACCCTTGGTGGCCGGGTGAGCCGGACAAGGCTGCCTCCAGTCCTGCGGGTTATCGGAGGCTGCGGGACTCTTCTGTTGTGGTATGCTTCTCCTCCGAGTCGGGACTCAGACTCCTTCTCACCACTGCACCCAGGAAGCCCCTGGGCAGGCCCTGAAGTTAGGCAATGGGCCACCCCAGCCCAGGGCACCTCTGCCCGGCCAGCCCccgagaccagggatgctgcctGTTTCCCACTTGTCCTTCCCCAGCACCACCAGTTACCTGGGCGTCCTGTCCCTCAGTTTCTCTGGTGCTGGTGGCCTCGGCCACATCCACCTTCCATGTGAGCCTGAGGTGGCCCCAGGTCCTGGTCCTGCCCCTGTTTCTCCTGCTGACCTTGGGCCAcaccccttcaccttccacctcTGAATGGTGGGGAGATGGAGTGATTCCGAGAACAGATTCCATGGGGAGGAGACCTTCCTGCCAGGCCATCCTTGCTGGTCACACACCGATGCCCGCCAGGCCAGTGCCCCACCCCCAGGGTGCTCCAGAGACCCTGCTCCCTCAAAGGAAGGCTCCCCATGGGGCCCCTGTCCTCCAGCTGACGAGCCTCAGCCTAGTCATGGGCCCCAGCAAGGCCGGTGAGCAGGGACGTGGGAGTAGCAGTGGCTGAGAGAGAGTCCTCCAGACGGGGTGGCTGGCGTCCACTCTCAAAGGCTCTGAACACAGAGGAGAATGCCGGCAGGGGTGGGCAGCAGCCGGACCTTGGTGGGGCATGGCTACTCCGTGAGGGCACTTGGGTATCACCCACAGTGCACCTCTTCACGGGGGCCTGGGTACTGGAGGGAGGGATACAGGAAGGGAGATGGATTCCATCCTCGGGGGCTCTGGGTGCTGCCAAGTATCCCTGGACATGGTGCTGGGCATGGCTGGCATAGGGTGTGGTTTGTCCCCAGCTCCTGATGGCAGCCAGGAGAATGGGTCATCACCCAGGCTCTGGGGCTGAGGAGGGCTGGGCCCAAGCCCACAGCGACTTTGGGGGCGGGGCTCTGCAGCTGTGAGATGGCCCAGCGGGGAGTGGCAGGGAGGGGAGGCTTCAGGAATAGTCTTCCTGGCATCCAGGCCCTCTGGGACAGAGGAGGGTGCAGTCAGGGGACAGGCTTGTCAGGGGTCCCCGCCTCGCTCCCGGGGATTGTCCAGGCAGAACCTGGAAGGCAGCAGGCAAGCTGTTAGATGGAACAGAGAGACCCTCTCGGCTGACTGGGGCCCAAGGGGAGGGGCGCTGAAGAAGATgtaaaattggccgggcgcggtggctcacgcctgtaatcccagcactttgggagaccaaggtgggcggatcacgaagtcaggagattgagaccatcctggctaacacggtgaaacctcgtctctactaaaaatacaaaaaattagccgggcgtggtggcgggcgcctgtagtcccagctactcgggaggctgaggcaggagaatggcgtaaacctgggaggcggagttgcagtgagctgagatcgtgccactgcactccagcccgggcaacagagcaagactccgactcaaaaaataaataaataaataaaaaagaaggtatAAAATTGGGAGGGGTGGTATTGGCCATCAGGGCGGGCAGGGCCAGGAAGGGAAGTAGCACCcgccccagccccaggccagtGGCTTTTCCCCAAGAGCCTGCTCTGCGGCCGGCCTGCTCGGGCTTCCTCCACTGATGAAGACACTGCCATAGAGCTGAAGCTGAACATGTGTTTGCTAAATAAAGATTCCCATTCCTCGCCCACCCCTTCTTGTACTTGTTGTTTACCCATCCCTGAGAGCCGCCTGTGCCCTCACAGACCCCGGTACCAAACCCGAGTCTCGTCTCAGCTCTGCGGAAATATCGGGGCCATTGTCCTTGGTCCCTCAGAGCCTCTGGTTTCTCATCTGCAGCATGGGACACATATGGAGCTCACGCTCCTGGGGTTGCAGTGAGGGAGGACGGAGGTCCCACGTGGGAGGGGCCTCTGCTGGGGAATCAGCATCGTCTCAGACACTCACCAACATGCAGTGAGCACTTCAgagttccttctctctctttctttctttctctttctttcctttctttctcttttttctttcttccttttctttcttttctttttttcctttctttccttccttttcttttctttctctttctttcttctcttctcttttcttttctttctttcacagggtctagctctgttgtccaggctggagtgcagtggtgcaatctcggctcattgcaactcctgcctcctggcctcaagcaatcctcccacctcagcctcccgagtgactgaaactaaggtgtcagccaccatgcccagctaatttttttttttgtattttttgtagggacaaggtcttgctatgttgcccaggctggtcttaaactcctgggctcaagcaatctgcccacctcagcctctcaaagtgctgggattacaggtgtttcaGAGTTGTTTCTAATGAGCAGGGCACTGGGAGCAGCCAGGAGCATCCTGAACGCTGCTTCTCCGTCAGTGGGGCCCTGGCTCTTGGCCACAACACGCGCCCAGTGGAGACCGACGAGGCTGCTCCACCCAGTACAGCCACTGCCCAGGGCTGGCAGAGGGCAAGGGGCAGCAGGTGGGTCTAGGGAGAGCCCTTGGCTGGGGGTGTCAGAAGGTTTGGGCGCTCCGGTGTCTCCTGGAGTCCCCTCACGCACCGCTTGCTGGCAGTGTTGTTCTGAGGGCCCTGAcagaggaggaggctggaggTGAGGGCAGCGGGCCTCAGGTTGCTCCCCGGCTGAGGGTGCTCAAGAGAGAGCACTGGGCAGGGAGTCAGCCCTCCTGGCTCCGGGTGTCCCTGCCAGCTcgctgtggccttgggcaagtcttCCATGgcctccaggcctcagtttcccaactGAGGAGCTGGATCAAGGCCAGCAGCAGACACACGCATCAGAGGTCCCAGGAGAGCCTGGGGTAGAATGCCAGGCAAGGGGTGGGGTGTGGCTCAGATCCAGGCTGGGCCCCTGGAGTGCTGCTGGGATGCCCTGGGGTGACCCCTAAATGACCTTCTGCAAATACCCTGCCTCTGGGGGAGCTGCCTCAGGGATTCTGATTCCCTTGGCCTGGGGTGGGTCTGGAAAGCTAGGGTTTTAAGACATTTCAGGCGATTCTGATGCCCGGCAGCTGGAACCCGTGCCCACCAGCAGCTCACCCGTGGGGAGCACGTGTCCCCGGAGCAGGCAGGCACTGGCCCCTGCAATGCCACACTCACAGCTGTAGGGCCCGTTTGGTGCCTATAAATCTGTTGTTCAATTGACAAAAAACTAAGGACCAGAGATGGCAGCCACAGCACCCTGGAGGTGCCGACATCAGTGAGGTGGCCACATGCAAAGCAAAGGCGCAAAGTCTGGGGACTTCCCGATGAGTCGAAAACATCCAGGGGAAAGGGAGCCCTGTGTCCCCAGCCCATAGATGAGGGCAGGATGGAGATATGGAAAAACAGAAACCTTCCCCAAGGGCAGGGCAGGAACCCCAGCTTCTCCCTCACAGCTGGGTCCGTGTGCAGAGGGCAGGCTCCCTGCATGTTGGTGCACAGATTTAATGCAAAGCCTAACTCACTTAAAAATTTAAcgtcggctgggcacagtggctcaagcctgtaatcccagcactttgggaggccaaggcagttggatcacgaggtcaagagatcgggaccatcctggccaacatggtgaagccccgcctctactaaaaatacgaaaattagctgggtgtggtggtgggtgcctgtaatcccagctattcgggaagctgacgcaggagaattgtttgaacccaggaggcagaggttgcagtgatcagagatcgcaccactgcactccagcctagtgatagagcaagactccatctcaaaaaaaagaaaattaatgccTCTGAATTAATGCCTCTGAAGGccatttaaaagaagaaatgaatgaagccTGCCATGGAGGCCAGCCTGCACGAAGGCCCCCAGCAACCCCTGCCTCCGGGTGGTCACAGCATGCAGCCCCGTTCCACCCAGG
The sequence above is drawn from the Macaca mulatta isolate MMU2019108-1 chromosome 12, T2T-MMU8v2.0, whole genome shotgun sequence genome and encodes:
- the ESPNL gene encoding espin-like protein isoform X1, which encodes MEEQRALVAAKDGDVATLERLLEAGALGPGITDALGAGLVHHATRAGHLDCVKFLVQRAQLPGNQRAHNGATPAHDAAATGSLAELCWLVREGGCGLQDQDASGVSPLHLAARFGHPVLVEWLLHEGHSTTLETREGALPLHHAAVSGDLTCLKLLTTAHGSSVNRRTRSGASPLYLACQEGHLHLAQFLVKDCGADVHLRALDGMSALHAAAARGHYSLVVWLVTFTDIGLTARDNEGATALHFAARGGHTPILDRLLLMGAPVLRDSWGGTPLHDAAENGQMECCQTLVSHHVDPSLRDEDGYTAADLAEYHGHRDCAQYLREVAQPVPLLMTPPPPPFPPPPLLATRPSLEDGRRGGPGPGNPISTSLSPAWPGHPDQPLPREQMTGPAPPRITTSAMADPAGTETALAGDASDSLAALQLDAPPSGDIDGLVPTRDERGRPIPEWKRQVMVRKLQARLGAESSAEAQDNGGSSGPTEQAAWRYSQTHQAILGPFGELLTEDDLVYLEKQIADLQLRRRCQEYESELGRLAAELQALLPEPLVSITVNSHFLPRAPGLEAEEASTPAAEPTSSAEASQVAPGGQPLPFWCSHISRLVRSLSLLLKGVHGLVQGDEKPATQPLQETCREALASPPRSEAQRQIQEWGVSVRMLRGNFESASGPPCGFNPGPCEPGTQRRQCLGGCWPALPKPCSGLASGEPRPGDTEEASDSGISCEEVPSEVGAAAGPDLASLRKERIIMLFLSHWRRSAYTPALKTAACRTLEARHAGLRGQEATRSPGPPSLPGEGPRLGHLWQQRSTITHLLGNWKAIMAHVPTRQLRRLSRRPRGALSPEQFLPHVDGAPVPYSSLSLDLFMLGYFQLLECDLPAEERKVRHLLCFEVFEHLGTHGWEAVRAFHKAVTDEVAAGRRAWTDGFEDIKARFFGSSQGPAWDTEPGRKSGLTPLGPLPHAAVPCSGPEPTAQRLGSRSQRGSFNSEDICGYINRSFAFWKEKEAEMFNFGE
- the ESPNL gene encoding espin-like protein isoform X2 translates to MEEQRALVAAKDGDVATLERLLEAGALGPGITDALGAGLVHHATRAGHLDCVKFLVQRAQLPGNQRAHNGATPAHDAAATGSLAELCWLVREGGCGLQDQDASGVSPLHLAARFGHPVLVEWLLHEGHSTTLETREGALPLHHAAVSGDLTCLKLLTTAHGSVNRRTRSGASPLYLACQEGHLHLAQFLVKDCGADVHLRALDGMSALHAAAARGHYSLVVWLVTFTDIGLTARDNEGATALHFAARGGHTPILDRLLLMGAPVLRDSWGGTPLHDAAENGQMECCQTLVSHHVDPSLRDEDGYTAADLAEYHGHRDCAQYLREVAQPVPLLMTPPPPPFPPPPLLATRPSLEDGRRGGPGPGNPISTSLSPAWPGHPDQPLPREQMTGPAPPRITTSAMADPAGTETALAGDASDSLAALQLDAPPSGDIDGLVPTRDERGRPIPEWKRQVMVRKLQARLGAESSAEAQDNGGSSGPTEQAAWRYSQTHQAILGPFGELLTEDDLVYLEKQIADLQLRRRCQEYESELGRLAAELQALLPEPLVSITVNSHFLPRAPGLEAEEASTPAAEPTSSAEASQVAPGGQPLPFWCSHISRLVRSLSLLLKGVHGLVQGDEKPATQPLQETCREALASPPRSEAQRQIQEWGVSVRMLRGNFESASGPPCGFNPGPCEPGTQRRQCLGGCWPALPKPCSGLASGEPRPGDTEEASDSGISCEEVPSEVGAAAGPDLASLRKERIIMLFLSHWRRSAYTPALKTAACRTLEARHAGLRGQEATRSPGPPSLPGEGPRLGHLWQQRSTITHLLGNWKAIMAHVPTRQLRRLSRRPRGALSPEQFLPHVDGAPVPYSSLSLDLFMLGYFQLLECDLPAEERKVRHLLCFEVFEHLGTHGWEAVRAFHKAVTDEVAAGRRAWTDGFEDIKARFFGSSQGPAWDTEPGRKSGLTPLGPLPHAAVPCSGPEPTAQRLGSRSQRGSFNSEDICGYINRSFAFWKEKEAEMFNFGE
- the ESPNL gene encoding espin-like protein isoform X3; this encodes MSALHAAAARGHYSLVVWLVTFTDIGLTARDNEGATALHFAARGGHTPILDRLLLMGAPVLRDSWGGTPLHDAAENGQMECCQTLVSHHVDPSLRDEDGYTAADLAEYHGHRDCAQYLREVAQPVPLLMTPPPPPFPPPPLLATRPSLEDGRRGGPGPGNPISTSLSPAWPGHPDQPLPREQMTGPAPPRITTSAMADPAGTETALAGDASDSLAALQLDAPPSGDIDGLVPTRDERGRPIPEWKRQVMVRKLQARLGAESSAEAQDNGGSSGPTEQAAWRYSQTHQAILGPFGELLTEDDLVYLEKQIADLQLRRRCQEYESELGRLAAELQALLPEPLVSITVNSHFLPRAPGLEAEEASTPAAEPTSSAEASQVAPGGQPLPFWCSHISRLVRSLSLLLKGVHGLVQGDEKPATQPLQETCREALASPPRSEAQRQIQEWGVSVRMLRGNFESASGPPCGFNPGPCEPGTQRRQCLGGCWPALPKPCSGLASGEPRPGDTEEASDSGISCEEVPSEVGAAAGPDLASLRKERIIMLFLSHWRRSAYTPALKTAACRTLEARHAGLRGQEATRSPGPPSLPGEGPRLGHLWQQRSTITHLLGNWKAIMAHVPTRQLRRLSRRPRGALSPEQFLPHVDGAPVPYSSLSLDLFMLGYFQLLECDLPAEERKVRHLLCFEVFEHLGTHGWEAVRAFHKAVTDEVAAGRRAWTDGFEDIKARFFGSSQGPAWDTEPGRKSGLTPLGPLPHAAVPCSGPEPTAQRLGSRSQRGSFNSEDICGYINRSFAFWKEKEAEMFNFGE